The genomic stretch GCCCTTACTTGCTAAAATGGATGCTGCGATGACAGGAAGTACGGCATTCTTAGCTCCTTCAACTCGAACAGAGCCTTCTAACCGCCTACCACCACGGACAATGATTTTTTCCAACGATATTCCCCTCCGCGTCCAATTTGTATATTAATATTCAGACGTAATTATTGGTGTGCCAATTGTGACAGTTGTTCCACTGCCCAATCCTTCAGATCGCAGTGCCACCTGAAGATTCATTTTATGTTGATGACCGGTATAAATCGCTTGTTCCCACTGCTCAGTATATGCAGAAAGCGACACAAACGTCTCTTCTTTTAGTTCCTCGACAGGATCACCAGAAAAGGCTCGTACCAATTCATTTGCTTGCGAATACAAATCAACCACCATTTTATCACCGTATGTACCGGTAACACAAGAGAAAATTTTGGGATTTCCTCCAATTGATTGTTCAACACGGCTATCGATCAGGTTCTGGATTTCTTTCCAATTTTGATTTGCATTTACAAGTCCTTCAACCGCATAAATAAAATACGATGCAGATTGATCTTTTTGGGGGTATGTAATGACGGTCATTTTCTCTCTAACCCCGATATCATTACGCTCAAATAATCCGGTCATTTTATAATGTCCGGCTTCATCTTCTGTTACCGCCCAGTTAAATTCAGGATAATTACGTTTAAGCTCTTCTGCTTGTTTTACATACCCTAGTCCTTTAGATGCAAAACCTGTTTGACCACGAAAATACATAGTCCATTTGTCAGGCGTTGCTCCACTGTCTTTTAGAACGTCTATTATATGTGTAACTTCATTTGTTTTTTCATCTGTTTTTGCATATCCAGAAGTAATCATAACCAATAGCAAAATCGCTGTAATCGTCATCGTCCATTTTTTCATTTCCCCTGCACATCCTC from Bacillus sp. E(2018) encodes the following:
- a CDS encoding YwmB family TATA-box binding protein, with protein sequence MKKWTMTITAILLLVMITSGYAKTDEKTNEVTHIIDVLKDSGATPDKWTMYFRGQTGFASKGLGYVKQAEELKRNYPEFNWAVTEDEAGHYKMTGLFERNDIGVREKMTVITYPQKDQSASYFIYAVEGLVNANQNWKEIQNLIDSRVEQSIGGNPKIFSCVTGTYGDKMVVDLYSQANELVRAFSGDPVEELKEETFVSLSAYTEQWEQAIYTGHQHKMNLQVALRSEGLGSGTTVTIGTPIITSEY